A region of Micromonospora sp. WMMD882 DNA encodes the following proteins:
- a CDS encoding cobalamin B12-binding domain-containing protein gives MNGPPRDPTDGAAGAGPTVETRASAVHAYLACLDGAEPTVAATRLVLGLLDDGWSVPDVLVDLVAVAQREIGRRWLTGRWSVAREHAATHVGEEVVAAVGRRLTDPGRRGHVVLACVEGEWHALAARIVAEVVRAGGWRVTFLGASVPPRHLVSYLHQTGPDAVLLSCVQPSRLIRAARMIEACRSAGVPVVAGGPGFGADGRWAAAVGAAAWGASARDALDLLERRHQRTAPGDPVPRPQDDEHVAVLRRRREVVQSVARTAATAEGDGEQLETAVAQLLDSLAAALRVDDPELVAGFVRWQRQVVTSGPRQPSYDALLVACADALTEHPRAARYLRQARLPG, from the coding sequence GTGAACGGCCCGCCCCGGGACCCCACCGACGGCGCGGCCGGCGCCGGCCCGACCGTCGAGACGAGGGCGTCGGCCGTGCACGCGTACCTCGCCTGCCTGGACGGGGCGGAGCCCACCGTCGCCGCCACCCGGCTCGTGCTGGGCCTGCTCGACGACGGCTGGTCGGTCCCGGACGTGCTGGTCGACCTGGTGGCCGTGGCCCAGCGGGAGATCGGTCGGCGCTGGTTGACCGGGCGGTGGAGCGTCGCCCGGGAGCACGCCGCGACACACGTCGGCGAGGAGGTGGTGGCCGCGGTGGGCCGCCGGCTCACCGACCCGGGGCGACGCGGTCACGTGGTGCTGGCCTGCGTGGAGGGCGAGTGGCACGCGCTGGCCGCGCGGATCGTCGCCGAGGTGGTCCGGGCCGGCGGCTGGCGGGTGACGTTCCTCGGGGCCAGCGTCCCGCCCCGGCACCTGGTCAGCTACCTGCACCAGACCGGGCCGGACGCGGTCCTGCTGAGCTGCGTGCAGCCGAGCCGGTTGATCCGGGCGGCCCGGATGATCGAGGCGTGCCGGTCCGCCGGCGTGCCGGTGGTCGCCGGCGGACCGGGCTTCGGCGCGGACGGCCGCTGGGCCGCGGCGGTGGGCGCCGCCGCCTGGGGCGCGTCCGCGCGGGACGCGCTCGACCTGCTGGAACGTCGCCACCAGCGCACCGCGCCAGGGGATCCCGTGCCGCGCCCGCAGGACGACGAACACGTCGCCGTCCTGCGCCGCCGCCGCGAGGTGGTGCAGTCGGTCGCCCGGACGGCGGCGACCGCCGAGGGCGACGGTGAGCAGCTCGAAACCGCCGTCGCCCAACTGCTGGACTCGCTCGCCGCCGCGCTCCGGGTCGACGATCCGGAGCTGGTCGCCGGGTTCGTCCGATGGCAGCGCCAGGTCGTCACGTCCGGTCCCCGGCAGCCGTCGTACGACGCCCTGCTGGTCGCCTGCGCCGACGCCCTCACCGAGCATCCCCGCGCCGCCCGGTACCTCCGCCAGGCCCGCCTTCCCGGCTGA